Within Buchnera aphidicola (Takecallis arundicolens), the genomic segment GATTTTTGTACGTATATTAAATATATTATTAGATTTTCCGAATTTAAAAGAACGTATTGTACCTATAATTGCTGATGAAGCTCGTACATTTGGTATGGAGGGTTTATTTAGGAAAATTGGTATTTATAATTTTGATGGTCAAAAATACACGCCACAAGATAAAAACCAATTAGCATATTATAAAGAAAATAAAAGTGGTCAAATATTACAAGAAGGTATTAATGAGCTAGGTGCTGCATCTTCCTGGTTAGCTGCTTCAACTTCATATAGTAACAATAATTTTCCAATGATTCCATTTTATATTTATTATTCAATGTTTGGATTTCAACGTATTGGAGATTTGTGTTGGGCAGCTGGTGATCAACAAGCAAGAGGTTTTTTGATTGGTGCTACTTCTGGTAGGACCACATTAAATGGTGAAGGATTACAACATGAAGATGGACATAGTCATATTCATTTTCTTACTGTACCGAATTGTATTTCTTATGATCCATCTTACTCATATGAACTTGCGGTTATTATACAAGATGGGTTAGAACGAATGTATGGATCTGCACAAGAAAATATATATTATTATATTACTACAATGAATGAAAATTATTTTATGCCTGAAATGCCTCAAAATGTTGAAGAGGGTATTAAAAAAGGAATTTATAAATTACGTTCATTGAATAATCAAAAACAAAAAGTACAATTAATGGGTTCAGGAGCAATTTTAAAAAATATAATACAAGCAGCAGATATTTTATACAATGATTATCAGATTGGATCTGATATTTATAGTGTTACATCTTTTACGGAATTAGCTAGAGATGGGCAAGATTGTGAAAGATGGAATATGTTACATCCCAATGAAAAACCTAAAATTCCTTATATTACTCAAATTATGAATTCATCTCCAGCAGTAGCAGCTACTGATTATATGAAATTATTTGCTGATCAGGTTCGAAATTATGTTCCAGCTAAGACATATCGAGTATTAGGTACAGATGGATTTGGTCGTTCAGATAGTCGTAAAAATTTACGTTATTATTTTGAAATTAGTGCACATTATATTGTTGTTGCAGCATTAACAGAATTATCTAACTGTTTATTTATAGATAAGAAAGTTGTTGGAGATGCAATACTAAAATTTAATATTAATACCAAAAAGATTAATCCACGTTTAGCATAAGAGGTTCAATCCAGTGGATATTGTAATAAAAATTCCAGATATTGGTATAGATCAAGCTGAAGTAATTGATATTTTAGTTCATGTCAATGATATTGTTGAAAAAGAACAGAGTGTAATCGTTATAGAAGGAGAAAAAGCTTCTATGGAGATTCCTTCAACGCATTGTGGTAAAGTTAAAGAAATTAAAGTGAAAGTAACAGATATTGTACGTCAAGATTGTGTTATTATGATTCTAGAACCTGTAGAAGATGTTTTAATACCTTTAGATCATGTAAAAGAAAATATAAAAATTATAGAAAATCGTGTTTTTATAATACATGCTTCACCTTTAATTCGGAGGTTAGCACGTTCTTTAAACATAAATCTAAAAAAAATTATTGGAAGTGGTAGAAAAAATAGAATTATGAAACATGATTTAGATAATTATTTAATTAATGTAAATTCACATACCAATAATAGAATATTATCCATTAAAAATCAAGAACATACATGTAATTTTGATTTTAGTCGTTTTGGTGAAGTAGAAGAAGTAAAATGCAGTAAAATTAAAAAATTATCAGGCGATTTATTATCTAAAAATTGGTCCAAGATACCTCATGTTACGCAATTTGATGAAGTTGATATTACAGATTTAGAAGCATTTCGTATCAAATATAATAATAAAATACAAAATAAATCAAAAAAATTCACGCTATTAACGTTTATTGTAAAAGCTATTACTAAAGGATTAGAGAAATTTCCATATTTAAATAGTACAATATCGAATAATGGTGAAATAATATTTTTAAAAAAATATATTAATATTGGTATAGCAGTAAATACTAGTAATGGATTACTTGTTCCAGTGATAAAAAATGTTCAAAATAAAAGTTTGTCTCATATTGCATATGAGATATATCAAAAATCAAATAGTGCTCGTTTAGGAAAAATAAAAATATCTGATTTACAAGGTGGTTGTTTTACTATTTCTAGTTTGGGTGGTATTGGTGGTACTGCATTTTCTCCAATTATTAATGCTTCTGAAGCAGCGATTTTAGGAGTTTCAAAATTTTGTTATAAACCAATATGGAATGGTACTGCATTTATTCCAAAATTAATTTTGCCATTATCATTATCTTATGATCATCGTATTATAGATGGGGTTGAAGGTGCAAAATTTATTTCTTATATAAATGAATTATTGGTTGATATTAGATTATTATTAGTATAGATAATGTTATAGTAAATGTATATGTAGTTTCATAATCATAATAATTATAAGACAAATATTTATTATTATAATATATTATATATATTTTATTGTTAAGGGTAAATATGATTCGTGAGATTCACGTACAAGTTTTAGTTCTTGGATCCGGTCCTGCAGGATATACAGCAGCATTTCGGAGTGCTGATTTAGGATTAAATACGGTTTTACTAGAAAAATATAATGAATTAGGTGGAGTATGTTTAAATGTTGGTTGTATTCCTTCAAAATTTTTGTTACATATTGCAAAGGTTATTAAAGAATCACAGGAAATATCTAAACACGGTGTTTGTTTTGAGAAACCAAAGATTGATTTTAATATAATACGAGAACGTAAAAAAAAAATTATCACTACTTTATCTACTGGATTAAAACACATGGCTAAAGGTAGAATGATAAATGTATTATATGGATTAGGTAGTTTTATTAATAAAAATACAGTTTTAGTTACTAATAAAAAAGAAAAAGTTCATGTACATTTTGATAATGTTATTATTGCTACTGGATCTACATCTATAACATTACCAAACATACCATATGATAATACCTGTGTTTGGGATTCAACTCGTGCATTATCTTTAAAAACTATTCCAAAAAAATTGTTAATTATTGGATCAGGAATTATTGGTTTGGAAATGGCTACATTTTATAGTTCTATTGGAACTGAAGTTGATGTTATTGATCGGTGTGATCAAATTTTACCTTTTTTAGATAGAGATATTGTCAAAATTTTTTCTAGAGCAGTAAAAAAAGATTTTAATATTTTATTGGAAACTAATGTTAATCATGTTACTTTACAAGATAACAAAGTTTTGGTTACTTTATGTAATAAATTGAGTAAAGATGCAGTACTGTATGATGCACTTTTAGTTGCTGTTGGTAGAAATCCTAATATAAAAACTTTACTTTTAGAGAATATTGGTTTAGAACTTGATGCAAACAATTTTATTAAAATAGATGATCAATTTCGTACAAATATTTCTAATGTGTATGCAATAGGGGATGTTACTGGACAGCCTATGTTAGCACATAAAGCAATACATCAAGGTCATATTGTTGCAGAGATAATTGCTGGTTATAAACATTATTTTAATCCAATAGCAATTCCTGCTGTTGCTTATACTGATCCCGAGATTGCTTGGACTGGTATACAGGAAAAAGAAGCAATACAACGAAATATTAATTTTGAAACTGCAGTATTTCCATGGAATGTTTCTGGTCGTGCAATCGTTTCAAATTGTGAATATGGTATGACAAAATTAATTATTAATAAAAATAATCGTCAAATTATTGGTGGTGCTATTGTTGGTAGACAGGCAGGTGAATTATTATCTGAAATCACATTAGCTATAGAAATGGGTTGTGATATAGAAGATATTGCATTAACTATTCATGCTCATCCTACATTATCTGAATCTGTAGGATTAGCAGCACAAATTTTACAAGGAACGATTACTGATTTGATCAATATTAAATCTAAATTAAAAAAATAATGTTTTTTATATTATTTAAGATCATTTGTATCATAAAGAATTATTTGTTTTATTATTCAAATAATTCTTTATAATATTTTATAAATTTTTATTTATATTCCCGATTTTGTATAATTTTTTTATTATGTTGATATAATCTTCAATAATTTTGTACGATTGTATAGAGATATTTTGTATACTTTTTTTAAATATCAATGGTGCTTTTTTGTTCGTGTCATCAGAAATAATTTTGATAATTAATACTGGTTTATTATATTGAAAACATATTTGACTGATAGCAGCAGATTCCATATCTGATGCTATAGCATCAGGAAAATTCTTTGTAATTTTATTTATATCTTGACTTTTATGAATAAATATGTCACCACTTATAATTAATCCTTCCCAGAAGGTGATTTTGTATTTATATAATATTTTTTTAATTTGTTTTCTTAAAAAAATATTTGTATTAAATTTTTGAGGAAATCCTGGTATCTGTCCTATTTTATATTGAAAACTTGTTAAATTTACATCATGGTAAGATATATTTTTTCCAATAATAAAATTAGAAATATTAATATATGGTTTTAATGCTCCGCTAGATCCTATATTGATAATTATATGAACTTTATATGTATGAATTAAAATAGTACATGCAATGCTACTAGAAACTTTACCTATACCTGATTTGATAAGAATAATTTTATTAGAATTGGAGATATAGATATTAATTCCATAAGTTTCATTTTGTATTTTTTTAAATTTTTTAACATTATAATAATATGCTCGTATTTCTTCTTCCATTGCATATATAATTCCAATTTTCATATGTTTTTTAATATAAAAGTTATACACTAAATGATGCACCACAACTGCATGTTGTTTTTGCATGTGGATTAGAGACTATAAATTTAGACCCTGATAAATTTTCTTGATAATCGATGATTCCTCCATGGAGATACTGTAAACTAATTGCATCAATAACAATAGTAAATTTTTTTTTTATAACGATATCATTAGTATTAACATTTCGATCCACTTTAAATTGATACTGAAAACCATTACATCCTCCACCAATAATATAAATTCGAAATTTTAAATCAATATTATTGTTAATTAATTTTTCAATTTTATTTTTTGCTGGAGTAGTGAATTTTAATTTTAATTTTGATTGATTTAGCATATTATTTATTGTGTAAAATTTATTTTTTTCTTAAAAAAGATGGAATATCTAAATAATTTGATTCTATTTTATTGTTTTTTTTTATTGTAATATTTTTTCGATGTATATTTTTCTGATATGTTTTTTTAATTGCTGAATTAAAATTTGGATAATGAAAATCTGTAGATATTTTTTCTTGGTGATTATTATTTTTATTTAATTGTATATTGTTTTTTATTTTTTGTTCTGTACCAATACCTGTTGCAACAACAGTAACACGTAAAGTATCGTTCATTTCTTGGTCTAATGATGTTCCTATAACAACCGTTGCATTATCTGATGAGAATGCTCGTATAGTATTTCCAACAGTCTCAAATTCATCTAGTCTTAAATCTATTCCTGCGGTAATATTTACTAATACTCCTTGCGCTCCTGATAAATCAATATCTTCTAATAATGGACTAGAGATAGCAATTTCTGCTGCTTCTTCTGCACGATTATCGCCAGACGATAAACCAGTACCCATCATTGCATATCCCATTTCGGACATTACTGTTCTAACATCTGCAAAATCAACATTCATTAACCCTGGTTTTGTAATTAATTCAGCAATACCTTGTACAGCACCTCGAAGAACATTATTTGCTGCACTAAATGCATCTAAAAGAGAAATACCTCTATTTAATACTTTTAATAATTTATCATTCGGTATAATTATTAGAGAATCGACGTATTTCGACAGTTCTAAGATGCCTTCATCAGCAAAGATCATTCGTTTTTTTCCTTCAAAAGTAAAGGGTTTAGTAATTACAGCTACTGTTAAAATACCCATTTCTTTTGCAATACAAGCAACAACGGGTGCAGCTCCGGTACCTGTTCCTCCTCCCATTCCAGCAGCTATAAATATCATATCTGCTCCTTCTAATGCTGCATTTATTGATTCACGATCTTCTTCTGCAGCATGTTTTCCAATTGCAGGATTTGCTCCTGCTCCTAATCCCTTGGTAATATTACTTCCAATTTGTATAGTTTGTTCAACTTCAATTTTTTTTAATGCTTGTGCATCAGTATTAATTGCAAAAAATTCTACTCCTGCTATTTTTTCTCGTACCATATGTTCAACAGCATTTCCTCCACCTCCTCCAATACCTAATACTTTAATTATTGCTTCATTACTTAATGCAATTGTATCAAACATGGTGTATTCCTAGTAATAATGTTAAAATTATTTTATTTATATTATTTTTTTAATCCAACTATGTAAATAATAAAACCATTTTTTTAATTTGTTTGTTTTATTAAATTGTTTTTTTTTTTGATTATATATTTTTGCACCGTATTTTACAAGCCCGATTACTGTTGCATAACTTGGTTGAATTATTTTATCACTGTACGTTTTAATCTTTATTGGTATACCAATACGTACTTGTATATTAAATATTTTTTCTGCTAGTAATTTTAATGATGATGCTTGTGCTCCACCTCCAGTTAATACAATTCCTGCTCCTAATTTATATGGTTTTCCTGAATTATATAATTTATTTTGTATTTTCATCAGCACTGTATGAATCATATTGAATAATTCTGTATATCGAGATTCGATGACTTGAATTAGAATATCTTTTTTCATATTTTTCGTTTGAATGCCGTATAGATTTGCTATTTCAATTAATTCTGATGCCGTTAGTGAAGATAGTATTGTTGATCCGTATTTTTTTTTAATAATTTCTGCATTTTTATAAGATGTATTAAAAACATATGCTATATCGTTAGTAACAGTATTTCCTGCATATGGTAAGACATAGCTATATTCAATATATCCGTTAATATATATTATAAGATCAATACTTCCTCCACCGATATCAACCATACAAACACCAGATTGTTTTTCCGAAAACGTTAATACTGCTTGACTTGATGCAATTCCAGAAAAAATAACTTTTTCTACGTGCATGTTACAAGATTCGATAGCTTTGACTAAGTTTTTTTTAAAAATATTTTTATAAGTTATTAAATGTACGTTTGCTTGCATTCGAAAGCCTGAAAGACCAACTGGATTTTTTATACCATACGTTTGATCGATCGTATATTCTTTTGGGATAACATGTAGTATCTTATAATCTTGTTTTAGTTTAATAGATTGTGCTGTATATATTGCATATTTTATATCTTGATCTGTGATTTCTTTGTTAGCAATAGGTACAATTCCAATTTCGTTTTTACAGTGAATATATTGATTGGATAGAGATACATATATAGATGAAATACGATATTCGGCCATAGTTTCGGCCTCGTATATGGCTTTTTTAATACAAGATATTAAAGATTGTAAATTATTAATATTACCTTTATCTATTCCTTTAGAAGGGTATTGTCCTATTCCGATGATATTCACTATTTTATTAATTAAAATTTCTCCTATTAAAACAACGACTTTGGTCGTTCCAACTTCTATTCCTGCGATTACCTGTTTGTTTTTTTTCATTATAATACATTTAACCTATTGATTTTTATCAATAAAAAAAGTTGTATATTTCATAGCGAGAATATTTTTAGTTTTTTATATTAAAAATTTTTTTATTATCATATTAAATTAACAATTCATGTATTTTATTTTTCTTGAAATTCTGCTGTTCTTAAAATAGCACTTCTTGATTTAAAATTATTTTTTATTTCTTCAATACTTGGGAAAATTCTATTAATTTTTTTTAATTTTATTTGACTCATATTATGAATTTGGTTTTCATTAATTGGTAGATTAAATGGAATATTTGGTTTTTTACTATATTTATTGATAAATTGTTTTACAATTCGATCTTCTAATGAATGAAAACTAATTACTGATATGCGTCCATGATTATTTAAAAAATTTAATGTTTTTTTCAAAAAGGTTTGTAATTCTTGTAATTCTTGATTAATAAAAATTCGGATTGCTTGAAAACTTTTTGTTGCTGGGTGTTTATTTTTTTTTTTTGGTACGATTGATTTAATAAGATTTGATAATTCATATGTTGTAGAAATGGGTTGTGTTTTTCTAGTTATTATAATTTTATTTGTAATTTTTTTTGCAAATTTTTCTTCCCCAAATGATTTCAGTACATAATAAATATTTTTTGCATTACTAGTATTAATCCATTTAGTAGCTGATATTCCTTGTTTTGGATTCATTCGCATATCTAGTGGGCTATTTATATTAAAAGAAAACCCTCGTGTATTAGACATAAGTTGCATTGATGACATTCCTAGATCTAATATTATTCCATCAAGTTTTTTGTATAGATGGTATTTCTTTAATAAAATATCTATATTAGAGAAATTGCCATGTATTATACAGAATCTATGATCAAATATCTTATTTGCTATTTTAACAGCGTATGGGTCTTTATCAATTGCATATAATCTACCATTTTTTCCTATTTGTTCTAATATTTTTTTAGAATGGCCTCCAGATCCAAAGGTGCCATCAAGATATATTCCATTTTTTTTTATTTTCAGGGATTTTATAGTTTCGTTTAATAAAACTGGTGTATGTAATTTTATATTCATAATAACGTGTTTTAATATTGTAGTACTTATTGTTGTGAAATTAAAAAATAGATGATTCTCGTACTATACCAATAATACCTGAACGTGATATTTCAATGATTGTGGATATTTTTTTAATAATATTTAAAAAAATATTTATTTTTTTACTTGATCCTGTAATTTCAATTGTATATATATTTGGTATAATATCAATAATTTTACCATTAAAAGTTTCTATAATAATTTTGGATTGTTCTAATGCGTAACCTGAATTTTGTATTTTAATTAATGCAATTTCTCGTTCTATATAATTATTTTGATTAATTTGAGTGACTTTTAATACATTTATTAGTTTATGTAATTGTTTTTCAATTTGTTCAACTGTTTTTGTATCTCCATTGGTTTGTATTGTAACACTAGAAATTGTCATATCTTCTGTAGGGGATACAGTAATGCTTTCTATATTATAACCACGTTGTGAAAATAGTCCGACTACTCTTGATAAAGAACCTGGTTCATTTTCTAATAATATCAATAGCATATGTTTCATAAAATTATCCTTTTTTCCGTAACCACATTTCGTTCATTCCTCCACCTTTGATTTGCATAGGATAAACATTTTCAGTATGATCAATTTGAATATCCACAAATACTAAATGACCATTTAGTATATTTTTTAAAGCTAGTTTTAATTTGTTTTCTAATTCATTATGATGTGTAATTGAAATACCTATATGTCCGTATGATTCCGATAATTTAATAAAATTAGGTAATGATTTCATATATGAATGTGAATGTCTACCGGAATAAATGATGTCTTGCCACTGTTTGACCATGCCCAGTGCACTATTATTTAAATTTAAAATTAATATTGGTAGTGTATATTGCATTGCTGTCGATAATTCCTGTATATTCATTTGTATACTACCATCTCCAGTAATACAAATAACAATTTCATCAGGAAAAGCTAGTTTTACTCCTAATGCTGCTGGTAATCCAAAACCCATAGTTCCTAAACCACCTGAATTGATCCATCTTCTTGGTTTATTAAATGGATAGTATAATGCTGTAAACATTTGATGTTGTCCAACATCGGATGTAATGTATGCATCACCTTTTGTTAAATACCATAGGGTTTCTATAACAAATTGCGGTTTTATTTTTGTACTGTTTATATTATATTTTAAACTATTTACTTTTTTCCATGTATGAATACAGTTCCACCACTGTTCTAAACGGTTTTTTAAAATCGATTTTTTATTTTCTTTTAGTAACTTTAGCATACTTTTTAATATTTTTCTTGCATCACCGACAATTGGTACATCAGCTCTAACAGTTTTTGATATTGATGTTGGATCAATATCGATATGTAAAATTTTTGCATTTGGACAATATTTATTTAGGTTATTTGTTGTACGATCATCAAAACGTACACCAATAGCAAAAATTACATCAGAGTTATGCATTGCCATATTTGCTTCATATGTACCATGCATACCTAACATATTAAGATTTTGAGGATGATTTCCTGGAAATGCACCAAGTGCCATAAGCGATGTTGTCACTGGAATATTTAAGATTTCTGCTATTTTTGTTATTTCATTTGAACTATTTGATGAAATAATACCTCCACCGATGTATATAATTGGTTTTTTAGCATGTAGTAGGATTTTTATTATTTTTTTTATCTGTCCTTTATGACCTTTTATAATGGGGTTATACGATCGAATATATACATTTTTAGGCCAAGAATATAATTTTTTATTATTTTTATTTAAAATATCTTTTGGTAAATCAATTACTATTGGACCTGGTCGTCCTGTAGAAGCTAACCAAAATGATTTTTTAAAAATCATGGGAATATCTTCAGTTTTTTTGACTAAAAAACTATGTTTTACGATTGGTCGAGAAATTCCTAACATATCGCATTCTTGAAATGCGTCATATCCTATTAACGAAGAATCTACTTGACCAGAAATAATTACCATAGGGATAGAATCCATGTATGCTGTAGCGATTCCTGTAATAGCATTGGTTGCACCAGGTCCTGAAGTGACTAATACAACTCCAGTTTTTCCGGTTGATCGTGCATATCCGTCTGCCATATGAGTCGCGCCTTGTTCATGTCGTACTAATATGTGTTTAATACTGTTATTATTTTTTAATGCATCATAGATATCTAATACTGCTCCTCCAGGATAACCAAAGATATATTGTATTCCTTGATCGATTAATGAACGAATTACCATTTCTGATCCGGATAATAATACCATTATTTCTCCTTATATTATAGAAATATATATGTGATATTATTTATTATAAATTAATATTTTTTTTATAATTATAATAATTATATACTTATGTATTTTATTTTTTTCTATTTTCTGTATTGTTTTCAGATCCATGATTTTTATTTTCGGATCTGAATATATATTTGAATTTTATTTAAGGTTTCTTAATAATTGGTTAATTTCTACTTTTTTTAAGGTTTGATTATTAACTTGTTTAACAATTACTGCACAGTATAAGTTGTATTTTTTATTTTCAGACGGTAATGTACCTGGTACAACAACAGATCCTGCAGGCACTTTTCCGTAAGTGATTTCATCTGTTTTTCTATTATAAATTTTTGTACTTTGTCCAATGTATACACCCATAGAGATTACTGAACCTTCTTCTATAATCACTCCTTCAACAATTTCCGATCTAGCACCGATAAAGCAGTTATCTTCAATGATAGTAGGATTATTTTGTATAGGTTCTAATACTCCTCCTATTCCTACTCCGCCTGATAAGTGTACGTTTTTACCGATATATGCACAGGATCCTACAGTACTCCACGTATCTATCATAGTTCCTTCGTTTATGTATGCACCAATATTAATATAGGATGGCATTAGTATAGTATTTTTAGCAATAAATGCACCTTTTCTTATTGTTGCTGGAGGTACAATACGGATATTATTTTTTTTTAATTCTTCTTTAGAAGTATGTTGATATTTTAAATCAATTTTATCATAAAAAGTATTTTTTAATCCGGTAATAATTTTGTTTTTTTTTATACAAAAATATAATAAAATAGCTTTTTTTAACCACTGATGTGTTATCCAATTACCTGATATTTTTTCTGATATTTGTAATATTCCACAGTCAAGCAGGTTAATAGTTTGTTCAATAGCATTATAGGTTTTAATATCAATATTATTGTGGTTAATGTCATTTTTTTTTTCAAATGCTTGATCAATAATATGTTTTAATTTTTCCATAAATATTTACTCTATTTTTTTAATGGATAATAAGTTGAAAATATATTTTATAATTGTTTTTATTTGCTTTGATTAAAATAAGTTCTTTTTATTTTTTCATTTTTTCTTTTTGTTAATATTTCACAACCGTTTTTTGTTATAAGTATAGTATGTTCATATTGTGCAGATAAACTGTAGTCTTTTGTACAGATTGTCCAATTATCATTCATACAAAATACGTCTTT encodes:
- a CDS encoding 2-oxo acid dehydrogenase subunit E2 is translated as MDIVIKIPDIGIDQAEVIDILVHVNDIVEKEQSVIVIEGEKASMEIPSTHCGKVKEIKVKVTDIVRQDCVIMILEPVEDVLIPLDHVKENIKIIENRVFIIHASPLIRRLARSLNINLKKIIGSGRKNRIMKHDLDNYLINVNSHTNNRILSIKNQEHTCNFDFSRFGEVEEVKCSKIKKLSGDLLSKNWSKIPHVTQFDEVDITDLEAFRIKYNNKIQNKSKKFTLLTFIVKAITKGLEKFPYLNSTISNNGEIIFLKKYINIGIAVNTSNGLLVPVIKNVQNKSLSHIAYEIYQKSNSARLGKIKISDLQGGCFTISSLGGIGGTAFSPIINASEAAILGVSKFCYKPIWNGTAFIPKLILPLSLSYDHRIIDGVEGAKFISYINELLVDIRLLLV
- the lpdA gene encoding dihydrolipoyl dehydrogenase, with translation MIREIHVQVLVLGSGPAGYTAAFRSADLGLNTVLLEKYNELGGVCLNVGCIPSKFLLHIAKVIKESQEISKHGVCFEKPKIDFNIIRERKKKIITTLSTGLKHMAKGRMINVLYGLGSFINKNTVLVTNKKEKVHVHFDNVIIATGSTSITLPNIPYDNTCVWDSTRALSLKTIPKKLLIIGSGIIGLEMATFYSSIGTEVDVIDRCDQILPFLDRDIVKIFSRAVKKDFNILLETNVNHVTLQDNKVLVTLCNKLSKDAVLYDALLVAVGRNPNIKTLLLENIGLELDANNFIKIDDQFRTNISNVYAIGDVTGQPMLAHKAIHQGHIVAEIIAGYKHYFNPIAIPAVAYTDPEIAWTGIQEKEAIQRNINFETAVFPWNVSGRAIVSNCEYGMTKLIINKNNRQIIGGAIVGRQAGELLSEITLAIEMGCDIEDIALTIHAHPTLSESVGLAAQILQGTITDLINIKSKLKK
- a CDS encoding 5'-methylthioadenosine/adenosylhomocysteine nucleosidase, with product MQKQHAVVVHHLVYNFYIKKHMKIGIIYAMEEEIRAYYYNVKKFKKIQNETYGINIYISNSNKIILIKSGIGKVSSSIACTILIHTYKVHIIINIGSSGALKPYINISNFIIGKNISYHDVNLTSFQYKIGQIPGFPQKFNTNIFLRKQIKKILYKYKITFWEGLIISGDIFIHKSQDINKITKNFPDAIASDMESAAISQICFQYNKPVLIIKIISDDTNKKAPLIFKKSIQNISIQSYKIIEDYINIIKKLYKIGNINKNL
- the erpA gene encoding iron-sulfur cluster insertion protein ErpA translates to MLNQSKLKLKFTTPAKNKIEKLINNNIDLKFRIYIIGGGCNGFQYQFKVDRNVNTNDIVIKKKFTIVIDAISLQYLHGGIIDYQENLSGSKFIVSNPHAKTTCSCGASFSV
- the ftsZ gene encoding cell division protein FtsZ, producing the protein MFDTIALSNEAIIKVLGIGGGGGNAVEHMVREKIAGVEFFAINTDAQALKKIEVEQTIQIGSNITKGLGAGANPAIGKHAAEEDRESINAALEGADMIFIAAGMGGGTGTGAAPVVACIAKEMGILTVAVITKPFTFEGKKRMIFADEGILELSKYVDSLIIIPNDKLLKVLNRGISLLDAFSAANNVLRGAVQGIAELITKPGLMNVDFADVRTVMSEMGYAMMGTGLSSGDNRAEEAAEIAISSPLLEDIDLSGAQGVLVNITAGIDLRLDEFETVGNTIRAFSSDNATVVIGTSLDQEMNDTLRVTVVATGIGTEQKIKNNIQLNKNNNHQEKISTDFHYPNFNSAIKKTYQKNIHRKNITIKKNNKIESNYLDIPSFLRKK
- the ftsA gene encoding cell division protein FtsA produces the protein MKKNKQVIAGIEVGTTKVVVLIGEILINKIVNIIGIGQYPSKGIDKGNINNLQSLISCIKKAIYEAETMAEYRISSIYVSLSNQYIHCKNEIGIVPIANKEITDQDIKYAIYTAQSIKLKQDYKILHVIPKEYTIDQTYGIKNPVGLSGFRMQANVHLITYKNIFKKNLVKAIESCNMHVEKVIFSGIASSQAVLTFSEKQSGVCMVDIGGGSIDLIIYINGYIEYSYVLPYAGNTVTNDIAYVFNTSYKNAEIIKKKYGSTILSSLTASELIEIANLYGIQTKNMKKDILIQVIESRYTELFNMIHTVLMKIQNKLYNSGKPYKLGAGIVLTGGGAQASSLKLLAEKIFNIQVRIGIPIKIKTYSDKIIQPSYATVIGLVKYGAKIYNQKKKQFNKTNKLKKWFYYLHSWIKKII
- the rsmH gene encoding 16S rRNA (cytosine(1402)-N(4))-methyltransferase RsmH codes for the protein MNIKLHTPVLLNETIKSLKIKKNGIYLDGTFGSGGHSKKILEQIGKNGRLYAIDKDPYAVKIANKIFDHRFCIIHGNFSNIDILLKKYHLYKKLDGIILDLGMSSMQLMSNTRGFSFNINSPLDMRMNPKQGISATKWINTSNAKNIYYVLKSFGEEKFAKKITNKIIITRKTQPISTTYELSNLIKSIVPKKKNKHPATKSFQAIRIFINQELQELQTFLKKTLNFLNNHGRISVISFHSLEDRIVKQFINKYSKKPNIPFNLPINENQIHNMSQIKLKKINRIFPSIEEIKNNFKSRSAILRTAEFQEK
- the ilvN gene encoding acetolactate synthase small subunit, coding for MKHMLLILLENEPGSLSRVVGLFSQRGYNIESITVSPTEDMTISSVTIQTNGDTKTVEQIEKQLHKLINVLKVTQINQNNYIEREIALIKIQNSGYALEQSKIIIETFNGKIIDIIPNIYTIEITGSSKKINIFLNIIKKISTIIEISRSGIIGIVRESSIF
- a CDS encoding acetolactate synthase 3 large subunit, with the protein product MVLLSGSEMVIRSLIDQGIQYIFGYPGGAVLDIYDALKNNNSIKHILVRHEQGATHMADGYARSTGKTGVVLVTSGPGATNAITGIATAYMDSIPMVIISGQVDSSLIGYDAFQECDMLGISRPIVKHSFLVKKTEDIPMIFKKSFWLASTGRPGPIVIDLPKDILNKNNKKLYSWPKNVYIRSYNPIIKGHKGQIKKIIKILLHAKKPIIYIGGGIISSNSSNEITKIAEILNIPVTTSLMALGAFPGNHPQNLNMLGMHGTYEANMAMHNSDVIFAIGVRFDDRTTNNLNKYCPNAKILHIDIDPTSISKTVRADVPIVGDARKILKSMLKLLKENKKSILKNRLEQWWNCIHTWKKVNSLKYNINSTKIKPQFVIETLWYLTKGDAYITSDVGQHQMFTALYYPFNKPRRWINSGGLGTMGFGLPAALGVKLAFPDEIVICITGDGSIQMNIQELSTAMQYTLPILILNLNNSALGMVKQWQDIIYSGRHSHSYMKSLPNFIKLSESYGHIGISITHHNELENKLKLALKNILNGHLVFVDIQIDHTENVYPMQIKGGGMNEMWLRKKG